AAACCTCGGTAAGGATTATTACAAGGTGCGGTGCGGTAGGTTCAGGCTTCCTGCAACCGAGCGCGAAGACCAAAAGGGTCGATATAAGCACAAGGATTGTCTTCTTCATCTGCTTCCTTCAATCCTATTGTAAACAAAAGAGGGTAGGTGTCAAGGGTTCATCCTTATCCCAGGCGAGCGCTTCGCGTGAGTTCCGAAATCGCCGCCGCAACGTGTCTTCCGGTGACACCGCTCATTTACCCCAAACCTTTACCCCAAACGTCTGCTACGCATACGTCTGGGGACCCCGAACCTTTACCCCAAACGTCTGCTACGCATACGTCTGGGGACCCCGAACCTTTACCCCAAACGTCTGCTGCGCATACGTCTGGGGACCCCGAACCTTTACCCCAAACGTCTGCTGCGCATACGTCTGGGGACCCCGAATCTGCCCCGCGCTCAGAGCCCGTAGAGTATGAGCGTCAGTCCTCCGTGTACGGCGGCGAGCGCGATGCCTGCAACAGCGAGTGTCCGGTGCAGAGGCAGGTAAGCCTTTTTCAAGACGGGCGCCAGCTGCTTGCGCATGAGTCCGCCTAAAAGGGTCAGGAGGAAGATGCCGAATACTATAATGCCCAGAATCTTCAGAAATGAAGGCGTTACAATGTCGTAGATGGTCACCACTTCCTCAAATCTTGATGTTCACGGATGTCTTGGTCGCGTGCTTGGTCGTGAACTCGTCCGCGTTGTCGGGTCCGTATGCAAGAAGCACCTTGTATGTCTGACCTGCAACAAGCGCGCGGTCGCGGGGGTCGCCCGAATCCAGGGGAATCGTAAATGAAATCCTCGTGCCGGTGCCGGTCTCCTGTCCCTGCTTGGATGTAATGTTGTTCGAACCCTGGGCGTCCGCATCCGGCTCGTGCGAAAAGTTCGAGTTGCCGTACTGGTCGGATATGAAGACATCGCTACCCTGGACGTAGCCGATTATGAAGTTCGCGTCCTTCATCGACGTGGTCGGGTCGAAGCCCACCGCCACCCAGCCCCTTGTGGGCGCAAAGAGCCTTATGTCGAGATTGGTTCCATCAACCCGCCACTCGAGCGTTATCCCCGACGCCTCGACCTTCTCGTAGCCCAATTCGCCCACCGTTATGTAGC
This genomic interval from bacterium contains the following:
- a CDS encoding PKD domain-containing protein, encoding MKKLLIPALAALIAGCASKVPEAAFGAAPLEGPPPLTVVFADSSANSPDTWLWDFGDGDTSSIQNPTHVYDSTGSYDVTLIVANSFGADTLTRASYITVGELGYEKVEASGITLEWRVDGTNLDIRLFAPTRGWVAVGFDPTTSMKDANFIIGYVQGSDVFISDQYGNSNFSHEPDADAQGSNNITSKQGQETGTGTRISFTIPLDSGDPRDRALVAGQTYKVLLAYGPDNADEFTTKHATKTSVNIKI